In [Mycobacterium] stephanolepidis, the genomic window GCCGGGGGTGAACACCGGGGCCACCATTCGCCCGCTGTATCCCTCGGAAGCGATGTTCGCGGGCAACCGCAGCACCGTGGCGTACTCGGCGTTCGGCACCGGCACTCTCAAAATTGACGCTCTGACAACAGCTTTCCGCGCGCTGTTGGCGAGCTACCCGATGCTGTCCGCGCAGATCGTACCTGCTGGGCACGGGTACGTGCTTCGATACGCCCCCCCTCCGCCCGCACTGCAGATCGGTGCATCCACCGCCCTTCCCCGGGCAGGGTTCACCATCGCCGACCCCGACACGGTCTGCGCCATCGACGTGGCACAGACCGGCACCGACTTTCGATTGACGCTGCTGGCCCATCACAGCATCGCCGACGCGGTTGCCTCGCTGCGCTATCTGGAAGTGTTGTGCGCGTACTACACCCGCGCGGTCGAGACGGGGTCGGCCGGGGCCATCCGCTCGTATCCACTCGCCCTGTCGCTGGAGCAGTTCCTTGCCACGCGCGGATACGTCCTACCCGAGGTCGGCGAGCCCCCGGCGCCGCGAGCAGAAACGACGGTCGACCCTACGGTCGTGGTTCGGCACGGGCGCACTCGGCTCGGGCGCGAGCAGACCACGGGTTGTTCGACGCGGCCCGCGCGGCCGACCTCACCGTGCACGGAGTCGTGTGCGCCGCGATTGTGCTGGCCGCTCATGCGCTTTCACGGTCGCAGGGCCCGGTCACGTTTGGCCTGACATCGTCGGTGGAGCTGCGCACACGGACGGACGTACCCATCGACGCGGCGCAAGGGACGGTGATCCAGGGTGCCGATACCGCGATTCTGACTGTCGTACCCGATGATGACCCGCTGCGCCTGGCTCGTGCCGTCCTGGATTCTCTGGCCGGTGGCCTTGCGGATCACACTGTGCACCAGGTATTTCTGCGCCGGCCACAGCTGCAGCACCAGTCGCTCGAGAATCCACTCATGGTCACGAACTGGGGTCGGATACCGACGCTGCCTCTGCCGGAGGGACTGCGCACACACGACTTCCGCGCCACCGTCCGCGGCCGGCGCATCGGGTTACGGGCCACGACACTTCCACCGAGCTTCTTCGTCACCACCTGTGACGAACGGCTCAGCATCGATCATCCCGCCTGGGTCGCCGACGAGTCTGACCCCACCATCGGCTGGACAGAGGCGCTAGGGCGCGCCTTCGACCGCATTCTCCGCTGACGGACGCGGTGGTCCGAGTGGCCGGGCGACATCGGCAATCCCGTCACCGTCCGCATCGGTGAGTTCGACATCCCAGTGGCCGTCACCGGTGGTGTCCGCATACACGGAAGTGCCTGAATCGG contains:
- a CDS encoding phthiocerol/phthiodiolone dimycocerosyl transferase family protein, which gives rise to MCAAIVLAAHALSRSQGPVTFGLTSSVELRTRTDVPIDAAQGTVIQGADTAILTVVPDDDPLRLARAVLDSLAGGLADHTVHQVFLRRPQLQHQSLENPLMVTNWGRIPTLPLPEGLRTHDFRATVRGRRIGLRATTLPPSFFVTTCDERLSIDHPAWVADESDPTIGWTEALGRAFDRILR